In a single window of the Candidatus Eisenbacteria bacterium genome:
- a CDS encoding ABC transporter ATP-binding protein, which produces MNLSPAPRIAGTVEAAVSARGLTRRFGSFTAVDGIDLDVAPGEIFGFLGANGAGKTTAIRMLCGLLRPTAGSATVAGCRVGPESSALRRRIGYMSQRFSLYEDLTVRENMAFFGGVYGLSPGRIRDRAAALLPQLGLSGREDRLAGALPLGYKQRLALGSALLHEPRVLFLDEPTGGVDPLARRSFWDLIYARAAAGTTVFVTTHYMDEAEYCGRVSIMIEGRIVALDTPAGLKRSTGGKDMQDVFLRLVDR; this is translated from the coding sequence ATGAACCTCTCTCCGGCCCCGCGAATCGCCGGAACGGTCGAAGCGGCCGTCTCCGCCCGCGGCCTCACCCGGCGCTTCGGTTCCTTTACCGCCGTCGATGGAATCGATCTGGACGTGGCGCCCGGCGAGATCTTCGGCTTTCTCGGCGCGAACGGCGCCGGGAAAACCACGGCGATCCGGATGCTCTGCGGTCTCCTTCGCCCGACCGCCGGCTCGGCGACGGTGGCCGGCTGCCGGGTGGGACCGGAATCGAGCGCCCTTCGCCGGCGCATCGGTTACATGAGCCAGCGTTTCAGCCTCTACGAGGATCTGACGGTGCGCGAGAACATGGCTTTCTTCGGCGGCGTCTACGGGCTTTCCCCGGGGCGGATCCGGGATCGCGCCGCCGCGCTTCTCCCGCAACTCGGCCTTTCCGGCCGCGAAGACCGTCTCGCCGGTGCCCTCCCCCTCGGCTACAAACAGCGTCTCGCCCTCGGCTCCGCGCTCCTGCACGAGCCGCGCGTCCTCTTTCTCGACGAGCCGACCGGCGGCGTGGATCCTCTGGCGCGTCGCTCCTTCTGGGATCTGATCTACGCCCGCGCCGCCGCGGGGACCACCGTTTTCGTCACCACGCACTACATGGACGAAGCGGAGTATTGCGGTCGAGTCTCGATCATGATCGAGGGGCGCATCGTCGCGCTGGACACGCCGGCGGGGCTGAAGCGTTCCACGGGCGGAAAGGACATGCAGGACGTTTTCCTTAGGCTGGTGGACCGATGA
- a CDS encoding ABC transporter permease yields MRKIAAIARKEVLHILRDRRSLAVAILMPLAMVLLYGSAIDMELRELPVGVLDQDRSDSSREFLLALASSKFNVIAEILPGRGAVEPGFRRGRFLAALVIPRGFAERLERGEVSPLQVLVDGSDAATAAIAENYLLAVSALENARLRGEGTAAPFTVRTRIFFNPELTSADFVVPGLTALILMMICALLTSIALTREKENGTLEQILTTPVSPAQVVLGKVLPYVGLGAIDATLVLATGRIAFGVPMAGSWWVLAAYSLLFIVIALSMGLLISARSSTLRVAMMAALMATMLPTMILSGFLFPVAGMPEPLQWLCRLMPATHYLVVIRGILLKGRAWFPVETAVLLGMGAVLLTAAVRGFRRDLE; encoded by the coding sequence ATGAGAAAGATCGCCGCCATCGCGCGCAAGGAAGTCCTTCACATCCTCAGGGACCGGCGCAGCCTCGCCGTGGCGATTCTCATGCCTCTCGCGATGGTCCTCCTTTACGGCTCCGCCATCGACATGGAGCTCCGCGAACTGCCCGTGGGCGTCCTCGACCAGGACCGGAGTGATAGCAGCCGCGAATTTCTCCTCGCCCTCGCGTCGAGCAAATTCAACGTGATCGCCGAGATCCTTCCGGGCCGCGGCGCCGTGGAGCCCGGATTCCGGCGCGGCCGTTTTCTCGCGGCGCTGGTGATCCCCCGGGGATTCGCGGAGCGCCTGGAGAGGGGAGAGGTTTCCCCGCTGCAGGTGTTGGTGGACGGCTCGGACGCCGCCACCGCCGCGATCGCCGAGAACTACCTCCTCGCGGTGAGCGCCCTCGAGAACGCGCGGCTTCGAGGAGAGGGAACGGCGGCCCCCTTCACCGTCCGGACCCGAATATTCTTCAACCCCGAACTGACCAGCGCCGATTTCGTCGTTCCGGGGTTGACCGCCCTCATTCTGATGATGATCTGCGCGCTCCTTACCAGCATCGCCCTTACCCGAGAGAAGGAGAACGGCACGCTGGAGCAGATCCTCACGACGCCGGTCTCTCCCGCGCAGGTGGTTCTGGGCAAGGTCCTTCCCTACGTGGGGCTCGGCGCGATCGACGCCACGCTGGTGCTGGCGACGGGGAGGATCGCCTTCGGCGTGCCGATGGCCGGCTCCTGGTGGGTCTTGGCGGCGTACAGCCTCCTTTTCATCGTCATCGCCCTCTCCATGGGGCTGCTCATCTCCGCGCGCTCGTCGACCCTCCGCGTCGCGATGATGGCGGCCCTGATGGCGACCATGCTCCCCACCATGATCCTGTCCGGTTTTCTCTTCCCCGTCGCCGGCATGCCCGAGCCGCTGCAGTGGCTCTGTCGTCTCATGCCGGCCACCCACTACCTGGTGGTGATTCGCGGTATCCTGCTGAAGGGACGTGCCTGGTTCCCGGTGGAGACGGCGGTGCTCCTCGGAATGGGCGCCGTTCTCCTCACGGCGGCTGTGCGCGGTTTCCGCCGCGACCTGGAGTGA
- a CDS encoding ABC transporter permease: MGPLLCIVRKELIQLRRDKALLRLVLAVPMLQLLIFAYAINNDLKNVRVSVLDEDRTPLTRRLAEALYQADAFVPGPAPAGEADAAELLRRSETDLMVHVPRGFTRAVLRGESPQVGVVVDGTNSSTAGRAAGYTEAVLTREAVRLFRAEAGARAAAQTGRISTTTRFLFNPELESRIYMVPGIIVMLVTIISVFVTGMAVVREKEIGTLEQVRVTPLSTTAYLIGKTLPFAAIALVDLVLATAFAMAWFGVPMVGSPLTLLAGVLAYLTVTLGLGLLASAASGTQQQAMFTIWFFLIFAVLLSGFFVPVQNMPSWARALTWLNPMRFFMNVVRGVLLRGAGFADLRTEFLMLLGMGALAYGSAALRFGREGE, translated from the coding sequence ATGGGTCCTCTTCTCTGCATCGTGCGCAAGGAGCTGATCCAGCTGCGGCGGGACAAGGCGCTCCTCCGTCTCGTTCTGGCCGTTCCGATGCTTCAGCTCCTGATCTTCGCCTACGCCATCAACAACGACCTCAAGAACGTGAGGGTGAGCGTGCTGGACGAGGACCGGACCCCTCTCACGCGGCGGCTCGCGGAGGCGCTCTACCAGGCGGACGCTTTCGTTCCGGGGCCGGCGCCCGCGGGCGAGGCGGACGCCGCGGAGCTGCTCCGGAGGAGCGAGACGGACCTCATGGTGCATGTGCCCCGCGGATTCACCCGCGCCGTGCTGCGGGGGGAGTCGCCGCAGGTAGGCGTGGTCGTGGACGGGACGAACAGCAGCACGGCGGGCCGCGCCGCCGGTTACACCGAAGCGGTTTTGACGCGGGAGGCGGTGCGTCTCTTCCGCGCGGAGGCGGGAGCGCGAGCGGCGGCCCAGACGGGGCGGATCTCGACGACGACCCGCTTTCTCTTCAACCCGGAGCTGGAGAGCCGAATCTACATGGTGCCGGGGATCATCGTCATGTTGGTCACCATCATCTCCGTGTTCGTTACCGGAATGGCGGTGGTCCGGGAGAAAGAGATCGGCACTCTCGAGCAGGTGCGCGTGACCCCTCTTTCGACGACGGCGTACCTGATCGGGAAGACGCTCCCCTTCGCGGCGATCGCGCTGGTGGATCTCGTCCTCGCGACGGCCTTCGCCATGGCTTGGTTCGGCGTTCCCATGGTCGGATCGCCGCTGACGCTTCTGGCGGGTGTGCTCGCCTACCTGACCGTGACCCTCGGCCTCGGGCTCCTCGCCTCCGCCGCTTCGGGCACGCAGCAGCAGGCGATGTTCACGATCTGGTTCTTTCTCATCTTCGCGGTTCTTCTCAGCGGTTTTTTCGTTCCCGTGCAGAACATGCCGTCCTGGGCGCGCGCGCTCACCTGGCTGAACCCGATGCGGTTTTTCATGAACGTGGTGCGCGGGGTCCTACTTCGCGGCGCGGGTTTCGCGGACCTCCGAACCGAGTTTCTGATGCTCCTGGGAATGGGCGCGCTCGCCTATGGTTCGGCGGCGCTCCGTTTCGGCCGGGAGGGGGAGTAG
- the pepF gene encoding oligoendopeptidase F, whose amino-acid sequence MRQVVAPVRAPPYRSAAFLSSGAGRPHPGPIEVNMHDLRRTPLLPVLALLLLAASSASTFTPDANMPRSEIPDIYKWDLSVLLPNDAAFGPSLEKVNTEREKLAGYAGRLSDPQALRECLALYFDTRLATNKLTLYANLRLQTDLVSTELQAMNDRALQAMNDLMAEASFIRREILALNDGAMRAAYEREPALEAYRPYIDEIRRRKNRVLDAEAERILSLAGDNLWAEIDLNELPSDHEKTFNSMMNDIPLPMVTGEDGEPVQLAFSNYPRFRRSPDREVRREAVEAFFGTLRQYQHVFAATFAGQVNQTVFFSRSRGYDSSLEAYLAMDDIDPAVYRNLITAIRANLEPLHRYVELRKKVLGLDDLYIYDLYVPLVPSEEMTFTFEDARRILPEALAPLGDEYGSVLRTGLDPANGWIDLYPHEHKESGAFSASVYGVRPFVKMNWFDDYDGLSTLAHEYGHALHTHLSNTNQPYVTADYASFIAEIASTCNEKLLADDLMRNAESREVKLFLLNELLESIRTTIYRQTLFAEFELAAHEAAERGVSLTASFLDSTYAALVRDYYGPGFSLGENDGMEWAYVGHFYYKFYMYTYATGLSSGIAFAEKVQSGDPSAVERYLDMLKSGSSAPPLTLLKKAGLDWTKPEAVDAAARLMDRTITEMERLLGVD is encoded by the coding sequence GTGAGACAGGTGGTCGCGCCGGTCCGCGCGCCCCCCTATCGATCCGCGGCTTTCCTTTCTTCCGGCGCGGGGCGCCCCCATCCCGGGCCGATCGAGGTGAACATGCACGACTTGCGACGAACCCCGCTTCTTCCGGTCCTTGCTCTCCTTCTTCTCGCTGCGTCTTCGGCGTCGACCTTCACGCCGGACGCCAACATGCCCCGCAGCGAGATTCCCGACATTTATAAGTGGGACCTCTCGGTGCTCCTTCCGAATGATGCCGCCTTCGGGCCCTCCCTGGAGAAGGTGAACACCGAGCGGGAAAAGCTCGCCGGATACGCGGGACGGCTTTCCGATCCCCAAGCGCTCCGGGAGTGTCTCGCCCTCTACTTCGACACCCGTCTTGCGACCAATAAACTGACCCTCTACGCCAACCTTCGCCTGCAAACCGATCTGGTCTCCACCGAACTCCAGGCGATGAACGACCGCGCGCTCCAGGCGATGAACGATCTGATGGCGGAAGCGTCCTTCATCCGCCGGGAAATCCTCGCCCTGAACGACGGGGCGATGCGCGCCGCTTACGAACGGGAACCGGCGCTCGAGGCGTACCGCCCCTACATCGACGAGATCAGGCGGCGGAAGAATCGGGTTCTCGACGCCGAGGCGGAGCGGATCCTCTCCCTCGCCGGCGACAACCTGTGGGCGGAGATCGACCTGAACGAACTTCCCTCCGATCACGAGAAGACATTTAACTCGATGATGAACGACATCCCCCTTCCGATGGTCACCGGCGAGGACGGCGAACCGGTGCAGCTCGCCTTCTCCAACTACCCGCGCTTCCGGCGCTCGCCGGACAGGGAGGTGAGGCGCGAGGCGGTGGAGGCCTTCTTCGGCACGCTCCGCCAATACCAGCACGTCTTCGCCGCGACTTTCGCGGGACAGGTGAACCAAACGGTCTTCTTTTCCCGGTCGCGCGGATACGACTCCTCCCTCGAGGCCTATCTGGCGATGGACGACATCGACCCCGCCGTCTACCGCAACCTGATCACGGCGATCCGCGCCAACCTCGAGCCCCTCCATCGCTACGTGGAGCTGCGGAAGAAGGTGCTCGGCCTCGATGATCTGTATATCTACGACCTCTACGTTCCCCTGGTGCCGAGCGAGGAGATGACGTTCACCTTCGAAGATGCGCGGCGGATCCTCCCGGAAGCCCTCGCGCCGCTCGGCGACGAGTACGGCAGCGTTCTCCGGACCGGCCTCGATCCGGCCAACGGTTGGATCGACCTTTACCCGCACGAGCACAAGGAGAGCGGCGCCTTCAGCGCCAGCGTGTACGGCGTTCGTCCCTTCGTAAAGATGAACTGGTTCGACGATTACGACGGCCTCTCCACGCTCGCCCATGAGTACGGCCACGCGCTTCATACCCACCTGTCCAACACCAACCAACCCTACGTCACGGCCGACTACGCGAGCTTCATCGCCGAAATCGCCTCCACCTGCAACGAGAAGCTCCTCGCCGACGACCTCATGCGCAACGCCGAGTCCCGGGAAGTGAAGCTCTTTCTTCTGAACGAGCTGCTCGAGAGCATCCGGACCACGATCTACAGGCAGACACTTTTCGCCGAGTTCGAACTGGCCGCCCACGAGGCGGCGGAGCGCGGCGTGTCGCTCACCGCCTCCTTCCTCGACTCCACCTACGCCGCGCTGGTCCGGGACTACTACGGACCGGGGTTCTCCCTCGGCGAGAACGACGGCATGGAATGGGCCTACGTGGGCCACTTCTATTACAAGTTTTACATGTATACTTACGCCACCGGCCTCTCCTCGGGAATCGCCTTCGCCGAGAAGGTGCAGTCCGGCGATCCCTCGGCGGTGGAGCGCTACTTGGACATGCTGAAGTCGGGAAGCTCCGCGCCTCCCCTCACGCTTCTGAAAAAGGCCGGCTTGGACTGGACGAAACCGGAAGCGGTGGATGCGGCGGCGCGGCTCATGGACCGGACCATCACCGAGATGGAGCGGCTCCTCGGCGTGGACTAG